The genomic DNA TAATGAGATGGGTCTGTAATTCTTGCATTCTCTTCAATCTCCACCCTTGGGAAGGGGTCACATTTGATTGTTTCCAATCAGATGGAACAACTTCACTCTGAAAGGACATTATGAACAAGATTGTCATAAAAACATTTACAACATCACTTAGCTTTTTCAAGACAAAGGTAGATATTCCGTCCGGACCACAAGCCGACATTgtattcaatttcttgattctccaacgcctacataaaccctacgaatatttgaagggagcaaatcggacaatgaaggagcccgagaaggaagagaggtggacttcattgctcttactagtctggattctcgagggcttgaaggtgctctcaaacaTGGAAGCTTTTgtagacgtacagtatcagatgcccttcataccttctctgaacaatgTACAGTCCATATGGCCTTCTTGAGCTCCTCGTCGATCCCTACGTGTAAGTTGGGTGCCCAGGGCCTCTCTTcctgactttgaggtcaatttcACGTCCTTCACATTACAGACTCGAGACTTTCCTCAAAGATAATTTTGGACCAATATCATATTCACAACGTTATCCTTAATATTCGTTATACAACCTGGTACATGGATGAGCATCTTGTGGAGGTTTCCAAAGTCCCCTCCTGCCCATCCATGCTCTCAGAGAGACATCCGTGTCGTCGGTGTAACTGGCGGTAAATTGGTCTAACCATGGCGCAGATTCAGCGTCGAGACATCCAACTCGCCTGCATCCAGACGGGGCAAGGCAAGATCATTGTGATTTAAATTTTAAGCCACCCGCTCACTTCATATCCTCGAAGATAGCCGATCCCAAGGCGACCTGAATTTTGTCACAGGTGGGTTCACTTATCCTGCACCTCAGATCCTCATTGGTGTAGATAAATCGTTCGTGGGGGTATGCTGGAACCGACATTTTTCCTGCCAGAGCCGCAAAGGATTTGGTCTCCTGGTTAGACAGCAGGACTTTGTCATATCCTAGGGCACTCAGGTCATTCAGAGCCGACTGGGCAATTGGTGATTCGTCTCTGGGGTCTCCATGATCTATGAGCATAATCACAGATATGTGGGCATAATCATGGAATGGATAGCTGGTTTCTCAAATAAACCGCCTTTGAAAACCGCGCAGAGTTTGAGTCTGAGGACAAAGTTGGCGAAAATCTTCCTTTTCTGTCCATTGTACATGGCGTACCTGGCCTCACCAACTGAAGGCTTCAGCTTGCCTAATGTTGAAGATGTTCTGTGTGGCTGTGGGTTATGGTGTGTCTGAGGGCTATCACAATTGCAAGAAgatacaaaacaaaatcaagctAAATTCTCTGCAATTGAGTTTGAAGATGGTTTGTGATCTCAAGATGGCAAGCATCCTCTGTGGAATGGAATGACGTCCCATGCCAGCATATTTCCGTATTGCGCATGTATGAAAAGCTGGCACCGATACCTCTGGACTCAAAGTTCTTAGAACATTTGTCAACAACAAAACCAAGAATGATGGATGGTTTCAAGCCGGTCAAAAATATTACTCGTTATAGAACTTTTTCAATGTCGAATTCTTCAATTCGTCAACTAGTTGAAGGTTCAGTGATCGAAAGATTCCCACTCCGTCTCTTCATTTAACCCGTGGACTAGTAAATCGTCTCTTCGATGGGATGGGGTTTTTTTTACCAACGACTTTCTTTTAGAATGGGCTGCTAGTCTTcatcttgtaaaagaaaactacCAAGGAGGTTGCTTCACTGGACGAGCGTGTACTAAGCTCCCTGGAAATGTCGATACACTGGATGCAAGATTGGTTGAGAATTGATCAAACTTGGATGCAGTGGTGGAGTGGTTTGCAAATGCCTTTCGTGATCTGAAAATTGTCAACGATGGTTACCTTGGGACATACCCAACTCCAGATTTGGCCAGGCGAATTGATAAGTTCAAGAGATCCTGCTGACTAACTGGACTTCCAATAATTTCCAAGGCGCTCATTGTGTTTGAGCATGCATTGCAATTAACTAATATTACGGGTGAAAGGTTTCTGAGATTCATTGAGCAAACAAGCCATTACATGTAGACTCCGAAGAAAAATACACTTCTCATGTCGAGCAAGAATTTGAGAGCGTTGaactaaccggttttcttcccaaagcCTCGGctcagctctttcgcacatcAAAACCGTCGAACTTACgtatacattttttcttgacgtgaaaacaacatattttgtcggagtctagtTTACAGAGACTTGTTTAGGTACAACATTAAAAATTCGAAACATCCAAAATTGGGGGAGAAACTCCTCAAAGCAGTTTCAGACTTTAATGGATGTCATTTGTGATACAAAGAGTATACGAATAAAATTTAAAAGATTAaattattaaaaatataaagaaTGACATGACAACCTGTTGCCAAAgcgttttgaattttttattcatgaatgccaattcatattttgagaaGGATCCGTGGCATTGCAAACCTTTATGGGCGCAGTTTGTTTTTCTGACCCCTCTCTAATGAGTTAAGGTAGTATCGACAAgtctttggcaaaaatatcATCAATATTGCTTGCCCAATAACTCTGACACGGATAGGCCGCCGTAAACAAAAAACCGCCCATGAAAGGTCGAACAGATTCTTCGTAATCGATCTAAGCTTGTCGATTCACACCTTGTCataatatttatgttatgttTTATGCTATCAAAAATCCATTTCTTGACGTTTGGTTTTTCTTCATGTATTACATCATTGATTATTCAAATCGTGTTACGTAAATGATGATTTCCGATGGTgtgtgaaatcaaatgaaatcttAAAAACATCAGTTTGCTAAAAATGTAATTGCGTCTTTCAGTTATTTTCCAGTTTTGTTTTGTAGTGCTCTTTCCCACGACTAAAAGAGAGTTTCTAATGTCATTAGATGGTAATATTTCTAAACCGTGATGGGCCAAGAGTAtaacttttccatttttcttccccCACAACAAGCTGCTTTGCGTTTATGAATTAGAAATTATAaagccattgatttttttttcatccaggAAATCGTCCGCGAAGAGATTATTATAACAATTGATTGGCCAGGCAGTATGACACAGTGAATAAGCCAACAACTtttctgggagacgtttcaaatcctctatgggtaaaattccaaatAATTATGGCATTTAAATAAATAAGAATTGAACACAAAGTTTTATACTGTAAGATCGATAACTCGCCCACACTTTTGCAATCCTCAATACTAACTCAATAGTACTAAGAAAAGCACAGTTCCGCTAGTTTTTGGTGATTTTCCTTTCGTTAAACAAAGGTTGCTTTTTGTTCAGACCTAACATTCTACGTGGCGATGCAATCGGTTGGTGGTTCACTTTCCAAAATTTTCgacaactttgattttgaaaatttatttgattccaGAACTTAACAATTCCCAAGCGTGGGAATTTCGCAGCCTGATCATTGGGTCATCCTGGGTTTCTGGTACTCTCTATTCACGCGCCCTCTGACGACCAAATAATCCCGGACGTatatcaatgaaaatttaCAGAAAAGATCCCGTGCCTTGGCTGTAACTCATTGAGATCAAGACTTTTTAATCCGATAATTCAGTCCACTTTAGAGATATAGCATTTACgatattttgtcaaattgtaTGTCCAAATATATCTCGTGTAGATCCAACATTAAGAACTTCATGGGGTTCGCAAGAGCAGattgaaaataactttttctAGTTGTTGCGAAAAAGTGAACGGCCTCAACATTCCTGTGCGGAGTCAGGCGATTGTGCCATTGGATGGCCTTCAAGTACTTGAAGTGAATTGTTGTAACTGTAATTTTGTAACGAATGAATCATTCGTTGGAAATACCCTTCGTCAGCATTTGTGTGTGGCATGCCGCTTGGCAAGTCATATTCTTCGCGGCATTTATCTCCGTCAACTCATCAAAGGTCTCATCACAATCAAGCTGACGCCGACCTTTGCTCTGGCTGAACCTCGGCCATAGCATTAGTTGAACCAGCCACGGCGTCAGAGACGTCAATTCAGATATCGCTTAGTCACATTGACAGGAAGTTTACGGGGGAAAATGTCTCATAAGCCTAAACACGAATCTTTGGGAGCAAGCAGTGAGACTTGTTGCTGTTGAGGTATGGAATATGTTGAATGGCTCCGATGAGCCAACatgataaagaaaaaaacttggataTATTATGTTTGAGAGTGGTTTTACTAATTTACTCCTTTAACAAAGAATTATTAAGTCCAAAAAATTTCTATTGACTTTGCCAAAACATGTGGGGAAGTCATCATTcttttcccgcttcaatgtcCGAATAACGGCAGTTacaacaaattgcttaaaagaACAAGGTtttctgtcaattttgatCATTAGCTCAAAAAGTCGTTTATCTATTCTTGCAAAAGCAGTCTTTCTCCCAAGTATCATTTGCTTCAAGAGAGCCGAAACATTTAaatcaatataaaaaaattgagtAATGCTTGTTCTTTTCAGCAATAATTCCCAAACTCCAATGACGATCTTCCCAGCCTAAGCAACATTGCTAATCAAAGTGGACGCTAATTATCGAACTCATTCTCAATTGAGAGCATCAGAAATTACAAGCCGTTGTTCCAACTTGCCTCAACGCGAATATAACAGCATTTACACTTTGCAACACTTCTTGAGCGGTAGGATCTACAACAGGAGTGGGAGCAGGAGGACTTACAGAAATACCGTCCACGCCTCCTGCCACTCTCACAGTATAACAAACGGTCGTAAAACGAGACCTCAGCGTTTTCAGATTTCGATTTGTGTTTTGGTCGCTTGAACACCTGTGATGACAGCGGGTCCATCTAAAATGGCCAAGGCCCCGAATTGAACGACCTCGGCAGAAGGCTGCAAGAGATAAAGATATGTTCATAATTTGTCACGGTGGTAATATTTTCTGGCTAAGTGtatgctcaaatgccaagacatctagatatgtttttccttgtcaaagagaaaaaaaaggaacaactttagtGAAATAAACTTGTTTAAAAGTAGCACAGATAAGTGTTTGaaatcacttaaagcacattaaaatgcatcattgtcaaaaccGTAGGCAATCAGCATTAAacgtactcttagttatgtattgacgtaaaatttcataaacctctattcagcagatgcttGGTTATTACAAGTTGAAAGTTTTACACCTTACAAGATCGAAAagtggcctaattatgtttccagttatttccaaggcatattaCTGTCTTTTTTTATAAAACGACAAGGAacaacatttttccatttttttgaaagatatcttcaaaagctaaaagttgcaaaaaaggcacttaaaacttacaaaacatgtaaaattgcctttcatattacttaagtgccaaaagcgacaatatcctatcatgttcctaaagcatttgaaagatacatgtgacagtttcattttcaaatttgtcactttttgcagtaattaatttctacgtactagcaaTGTTTTTATTCCACTTTAgtaaaattttgtcaaaattcaaaattaagttGGATTAAAGTTGTGATTGACAAGTATAGCATCAAAATTATGAAGTTTTGACATTAAGtgagttttaagttatattgtaAACTATATTAGGGGTTTTCGGGTATTTTCGGGTATATTAGGGTGCtttagaaaagtgaaatatttccaactATATTTttggcatagaaaaagcaaattattatttttggcaattgctgTAAAATATAACctgagcaatttgtagtcaaatttgatgcaaacgcaatctttgaaagcgtgacATCTTATCCTTAGCTAtattgatttggataaaattgtaaTTATAAACTCATCTCAGGTTACTCCCAActtctattgattacgtttttaaaaatatttactcCTTgtaggttttcagtggattaaaATCCTAATCAGAGCTAAAATCCGAGATGTTTTTTATacaaaatttgttctttttttcaataccaacgaaaatcgttacaagaagtcttggcatttgcacaaaaactttatcattattgtgggtaccaccgtggtCATTCATTAAACAACCAGTTCACCCGCTCCGGAGTGTCTTCGACTTAAAAACTGCCATCCCACCAAATACCAAATGCTGAATGGTTTGCCACTCTTGATGCGGCTCGCGGTTATTGCCAGGTGCCTCTAGACTTAGACAACCAAATTCTTACTACCTTCTTAACCCATTGGGAACTCTATTGCAACACGAGAGCACCCATGGGTCTATCAAGGTCGGGTGATGACTTTTGTTTGCAAACTGATTGAGCGTTGGAAGgaattgatggcattttgaaaGTTGTCGATGATGTGCTCATATTTGCAGAGTCGTTTAATGCTCTACAGGCGATTCTGCGCAAAGTTTTGGATCTTTGCTTGGAACACAACATCGCACTTTCACCCAAGAAGATGAACATTGATGTATGCGTCTCATATTTGGGAATGATTATCAGTCGTGATAGCATTGCTGCAGACCCAAGCAAAGTCGCAGTAATCCGTGATTTTCCCTCCCTTCTAATATTACTGTCTTGAGATCGTTTTTTGGCTTGATCAATCAATTAGCCTCGTTCTCGAGTGAAGTGGTATCAAAAGCCGCACGTCCTCGCCCACTACTGAACGCATCAAACGTCTTCCAATGGCTGGAGGAGCATGAGCGAGCATTCATGTCGGTTGAAAAAGCCCTCTCATCACCTCCAATCATCGCTGATATGGATATTTTGAAAGCTACCCATTTGCTTGGTGATACTTCCCACTTGACTGGTTTGGGTTATGCCATGTTGCAAAACCATGGCACCGACGATGACCCTCAATGGAAATTGGTCAAATGTGGCAGTAGATTTTTGTCCGACGCAGAAACAAGATATTCTGTGGGAGAGTTGGAAGCTCTGGCAATGCAATTTGCATTGACTACTTGCCGTGTTTACCTCGTTGGTCTTCAACATTTCGAAATAATAGCTGACCACAAATCTTTGCAGGCGATCGCGAATTAGCAAAACTTGGGATCGATTGATAAccccaggatgcaaataatcATGGAGAAACTTGCAGGTTATAATTTTACTGTCCTATGGGCTTTTGGTAAGACTCATATCATTGCAGACGCCCTGAGCCGTTCCCCCGTCATTGATTCTATATTCGACGGCATTGATGACTGTCATGACATTTGTGCAATGCTCGTGAACACTTCGACCGGCGACCCCAACGCGGACCTTATGCTTGAAACTTTGATTGAGGCCGCAAATTCAGACAAATCATGTCCTTTGCTAGCTCGAAGCGTTAACACAATGAGCCATGAGCAAGTGAAACTCCTCCCCGAATCTCACCCTGCTAGAGCTTTCTTCAAGTGCTGGACTATCCTCTCTCACTCACTTGATGAAAATAGTTTGGTTCTTTTCGATGGTTCTtttccagtggtctatgacCGGTCTCGAGCCCGTGCTCGAGAACTATAGGTATGCGCAATCAAATTCGACTTTTGGTGAAAGAATACGAGATTTGCCAACGTTATAGACCACACCAGCAACGAGAACCTCTTGCGTTCCTAGCTACCACCATCCTTGCTGCCCATTTGAGTACATATCGTTGGACTTATTCGAGTACGGAGTGGTGCATTTCATGACTGTGGTAGACCACTTCTCAGATTGGCCAATCATGGTTCCTTTTGGTAAACAACCGACATCTAAACAAGTCATTCGGGAACTGAGATTTCTCATACGGGATTATGGTGTCCCAAGCCACATTTTATCAGATGGTAGCTTATAATTTGCAGATGAGTCAAGAGAATTTGGCGAATTTTATCGAGCTTTTCGGATTGCGCGATCAATTTCTTCAGCCCCTACCCAAGATCGAATGGCCACGCTGATGCCTGtgttgacaatttcaattcatttttggtcaaaatttgctGACAATGCACATATGCATGAATACTGAAAAATAgcaaattatgcaaaaaatTGTCAGCACCTTTTTCACATCGCTAGACATTAATAAGTtatatcttttcattttcagttatGTCTTGTAGTTTGAGTATTcaagatttttattttcattgtttccTGTTAAAGATTTGCCCTTGTTGGCAAAACATGAGTACAGTTCATGTGCTAACAAGCAAGCATACCgtagaacgaaaaaaaaatccattttccgTAGCTTCTTTGGCTTTGCACTGAATAAAgtatttggagcaatttgtttttgaaagctgaagtGATGAATAAATGCAAAGTAGacaaaatgatgcaaataatgcaaatagaTAGGAATAACTGTTGAAAATAACTCATTTGTATCATTTGGACAGACCTTGTGATGAGTCATCAGTATTGTTCTCAAACATACGCCAACAACATTTATTTCCATCACGGGCCCTTAATTGCATCTTCTTGCATTTTGAACCTTTATGTCCATCATTTACAAATTGGGTAcggtttcacatttttatgcattctaggcttcttttgactgattttggtTGGGCTGAAATCGTTTTCCAATAATAACGGACAAGTCAAAGCTGTTGTTTTGACACCTGTTACTGTTATGGAATTTTAGTCTTAAATTACTcttcagatgctgatccactgAGATAACAGCATCCTGTTATTAGAATTTATGTGTCCatcttaacaaattgcttaaaataccttagcatgccaaaaaatgtaaagcaTCTCTGAAAGATTATTTGCATCCtgactttgtttttttggatCTGTATTTGCATCTTGATGACCCTTTTTTTTgcgcataattttgagaacttTACTCACCAGACAAATGTTGCGTAAAGGATATAAGCAGAAATTAGCATCAGGGACTCGTTGACATGTAATTCAATTAAAACATTACTGGAAGCACATTTGTTCAGAACAATCAAGGGAAAGAATGGttgcaaacaaaaatatttgaatgtggATTGATATTTCAGTGTACCTAAGAATGACTTTGATTTAGTGCACCAaagtattgaaatatttcaatcacATAAGCTTAAATGTGATTGAATACGATTACAGCGCCAAATTACACATGTTTTCTCCTGGTGTTTTGATATTTGCGTTTTTGTCGAGTGTTATTTTCCTACGTAGTGAAAAATTCCCACCGTACAATACTGTCATCTTTTTCGTACACCTTGTCACCCCAAGGTCATCAGTAACGCGTTTATTCCAATTTCATCCACGCTCTTGTATTTTCACAATTCCTCTAAAATCAATTTGGTCATAGGAAATCGCTCAAAAATgagaattgtttcaaaatggttgGTCTGAGGGAAAAGGTCCACAGGGATTACTTTGGTCGGGATGAAAGGATCTCCGGACAATGTCTTGGATGGAGGTCGGGTCAACATGTTGAAGTTCCCCATGGCAGCATTGGCATCGCAACTAATGTAGACCAATTTCTGGATCTTGGACGAACGAATGGCATGGACAGCCTTGGGATGAAGGCCAGCTCGAGGTGGATCTACAATTGCCACGGTATTTTCTGGCGAGGCGTGCTCTCGGCAAATGCGATCCAACAAATGTTCAGCTCGGCCTTAAACATTCACATAAAGATCATTcgtcaatcaaagaaaaaatcatCTGTCTAAAATAAAGGCCTCACCAGCCATGAATTTGGCATTGGtcaatccattttctttcacgTTCTGATTGGCATCATCCACTGCGGATTCAATGATGTCTACCCCGATCACTTTCTTACATCTGGTGGCCAAGCAAATTCCAATGGTTCCGGTACCACAACAGACGTCTAATACTGTGGAACTCTCTGGGTCCAGATTGACCAGATCCCCAATAGTTTTGAATAGGAGCTCGGCACCTTGGACATTAACTTGGAAAAACGCACCGGGGGAAATGGAGAACTTGGCACCCAAAACATCTTCTTGGAGTCGTTCTTGACCACTGATGTGAGTGTATAAGGGCCCATCTCGTTTGTTCCCTGACGATATAGGTGTCGATAGCATGAATCAAGGCAACAACTACATAAATCACATTAATTTTCAGCTGCGTACAACCCgctaagtaaaatgaaatcagTGACCTAAAGGACCTGACCCAAATTTTAACAAATTTGTAACATTAGTAGCACGCAATGGGACTTTGCAAATGGGGCAGGAAATCATTTTACAGTTTGTATTTACGTCAAACATATACCCCAAAAACGATTCATACCTTTCTTCATTTGTTGCGTAAATTGCAGATAGACGGATACTATATTTGCTTTGTCGGGAGCGGCCGTCATTGCCTCCGAAAATTCCTGTCCTAAGGATATTTTTCTCGCATCTGTGAGATCGTCTCCACGGATCACTCCAATCACCATCACCTCATTTTTCCGATTGGACCGGACGGTGATGTGCTTCCAATAGCCTTCTTGGCTACAAATATTGTACGGTGGCAGCCCCGTTTTGGTCACAAAATCTTGAAACATTCTGGCCACTTGTTTCATCTGAAACGAAGCAAACAGAAATATCAAACCAAATCCACAGTTTATGAAAGGCCATGCTTACTTCATCCGACACTATTGGAATGTCGTCAACCGTGGCCACGTTAATAATCCCTGCCTTGTACTTTCCCAATCTGAATCCTACCAGGATCTCTTTCGTCTCCGGATTACTTCCCACTGTAAACTCACACTTATTCCGATATCCGGCAGTAACAGGTGACCGCAACACGGGTTCTACCACCGCAATATTGTCTTCTGTCAGGTTGAAATTGGGTATCTTGTACGCACTGAGACCCTTCATCACTTCCTGAGACAATCCTTTCATGAGCTCTGCACACTTTTCGAACTTTTTCTGCACTTGCTCCTCGTAGGGTAGGCCCGACAATGGACATACAGCTTCCATCAAACGCACCAAAGTGGGTCGCGTGTCCTCTGGTTCgtcgtcttctttcttcttcagaaAGGGATCCTTGGCCGCCTGAGCAATTTGGGCCTTCAATACTCGACCGCGATATTCCAGACCATCGAGTTTGTCGATAGCCTTATTTCGGTCCTCATCATTGGCAAAATTGATGTAcatatatttgtttttggctccAGTGGGCTTGAGCTTATGGTAGTCGATGTCCCATTTCTTCAACATCTtcttgatttgaccaatgtgcATTCCCGCTGGGATATTGCTCAAATGGATCTTGAACATCTCCGAACTGAATTCAGATCTCTTGGACAGTTCAGTCTTGGCCTCTGTCGCTTTTTCCGGTTCTGCGTTGGCATTGTCCTTCTCAGCCATCATTTCCGGTTCTGCTTTGATGTCCG from Tigriopus californicus strain San Diego chromosome 1, Tcal_SD_v2.1, whole genome shotgun sequence includes the following:
- the LOC131881514 gene encoding tRNA (uracil-5-)-methyltransferase homolog A-like, with translation MAEKTNTTTEADIKAEPEMMAEKDNANAEPEKATEAKTELSKRSEFSSEMFKIHLSNIPAGMHIGQIKKMLKKWDIDYHKLKPTGAKNKYMYINFANDEDRNKAIDKLDGLEYRGRVLKAQIAQAAKDPFLKKKEDDEPEDTRPTLVRLMEAVCPLSGLPYEEQVQKKFEKCAELMKGLSQEVMKGLSAYKIPNFNLTEDNIAVVEPVLRSPVTAGYRNKCEFTVGSNPETKEILVGFRLGKYKAGIINVATVDDIPIVSDEMKQVARMFQDFVTKTGLPPYNICSQEGYWKHITVRSNRKNEVMVIGVIRGDDLTDARKISLGQEFSEAMTAAPDKANIVSVYLQFTQQMKKGNKRDGPLYTHISGQERLQEDVLGAKFSISPGAFFQVNVQGAELLFKTIGDLVNLDPESSTVLDVCCGTGTIGICLATRCKKVIGVDIIESAVDDANQNVKENGLTNAKFMAGRAEHLLDRICREHASPENTVAIVDPPRAGLHPKAVHAIRSSKIQKLVYISCDANAAMGNFNMLTRPPSKTLSGDPFIPTKVIPVDLFPQTNHFETILIFERFPMTKLILEEL